The stretch of DNA GTGATATCAATTTCAATATCAATCAGTTTTGCATAATTTTTGAGTGCATGAACAAGTCCTTTTTCTAGGCCGACTGGTTTTAATTGCCAAATTAACGCACGCATTTCGTTTACCGCATTTTGACTGGTCTCCTCAATTTGAGCAAAGGCTCGTTTTGATGTCTCCTCTTGTGTGATTTGCCCTGCCGCATGTGCAGTCAGTTTTAAGGAAAATAACATCTGGTTCACCGAATCATGCAAATCACGTGCTAACCGATTCCGCTCATTGATTCGTGCGGCTTCTTTTTCTTGTTGATTCAGGTCAATGCGTTTTATGGCGGAACCAATTTGAAATGCTACGGATTCTAACAATTCAAGATCTTCATCACTATAATGTGTCGTAAATGGCGTCGCAACGTTGAGTAAGCCAAATTGTTCATTTCCCGAACGTAAAGGAACCGTTGCATGATGCGTAATATCATCAGTCTCTGTAACGAATTCTCGACTTGCTAAGTTAATGCGAGAACAGTTAATAATATTCGAGGCTTTAGTCAGTTTGTGCCGGTGATAAGATTGAACACACCAACAGCGTCCATTATTCATATAATGACAATTTCGATTGGTCAATGCACTTGGTAAGGCGTGATGGGATTCAAGCGTATGCTGTCCTTCTTCATCAATAAAAAAGATCCAACCTGTGGTAAAATCGCTCCCTTTTATTAAAAAATTTAGCGCGCCATCAAGCATGGACTGTAATTCCGTTTCTTCATTCAAGAATTCAGCAATTTCTTTAAGTAATGCTAATCGCGTTGGTTTTTCCATACGCTCACTCCACCCTTAAATTTTCTCAACTCATCAATATGAGTTCAATCATTTTAACTTTATTATACACGTAACTCGTCCAAATAAAACCATCAATACATGTTGATTCTATGTTATGATTAAAGCACTTAAGGAGGATTTTATGAAATTTAAAGTTGCCGATACATTTAATAACCAATCCATTAGAGAGATTTGTAAAACCTTACATTTACCCAAAAAAGAGCTGCACATGTTGAATATGTCTAAAGCCATTACGGTGAACGGTGCGCCTGCAAATTTACACACGACGGTCTTCACGGGAGATGAAGTCTCACTTCCTGACGAAGATGTAAAAAGTCAATATATACCGAGCTTCCGTTATGCGCAGATTGCTTATGAAGATGATTATTTCGCTATTGTTTACAAACCAAAAGGGGTTAAAACGCATCCAAATGATTTAAAGGAAAGCAATACATTGATGAATCACGTCATCTATACTTTAAATTGTCCTTACGTGGAACCCATTCATCGCCTTGATCAAGAAACTGTTGGCTTGCTGATTGTAGCGAAGCACCCTATCGTTAAAAAGATTCTTGATCGTATGTTAGAAAATAATGATATTCATCGTATTTATAAAGCACAAGTGAGAAGCTTATTGCCAATTAAGCCTCAAACGATAGACTTACCGATTGGCAAAGACAAATTCCACCCAAATAAACGCCGTGTTTCACCAACGGGACAACGCGCGGTCACGCATATCCTTTCTTCTCAAATGGTAAAGGAAGGTGTATGTGAAGTCTTATTAAAATTGGATACAGGACGAACACATCAAATTCGTGTGCACTTGGCCGAAATCGGTTATCCTGTCATTGGTGACCCATTATATAGTGATTCAAAATTGCGACAGTTACAACTTGAAAGTTATCAAATCGACCTGATTCATCCGTTCACCCAACAACCGATTTCTGTCACAATTGATGATCTCGATTCATAAAGATTATCTTGCCATAGATTGGTTGTTAATCAGGTCGAATCCTGCCGAATCCATGGTCTACATTGGTCGTACCTCATAAAAAACCGAGGCGCCTCGGTTTTTTTGGGGTCGCCACGGTTTTACTCAGATTTGCTTTGATTTCAGCGCATCATACCTTCATATTGTTCTTACTGATATGCCCTCTATTATTGACTGTCGTATTAATATAAGAATCATGAAATGCTTGTGGATCAAGACATAATCGTGACAATTTAATGTCGCTTTATTTTCGCTTTAAATGCCCTTTTACGCGAGCGACCCAATTCTTTTTAGTGTTCATAGTCATCCCGTCTTCAATCAAACTTTGTTTGGAGAAATCTTTACCATATGTCTCCGCTTCACGCATTAAATATTCTTGTGCATTGAGTGGCGCTAAATCATTTTTAATATAGTGATAAACCCCTGTCGCATCTTGGTAACGTCCTTTTTGAT from Staphylococcus lutrae encodes:
- a CDS encoding GAF domain-containing sensor histidine kinase; this encodes MEKPTRLALLKEIAEFLNEETELQSMLDGALNFLIKGSDFTTGWIFFIDEEGQHTLESHHALPSALTNRNCHYMNNGRCWCVQSYHRHKLTKASNIINCSRINLASREFVTETDDITHHATVPLRSGNEQFGLLNVATPFTTHYSDEDLELLESVAFQIGSAIKRIDLNQQEKEAARINERNRLARDLHDSVNQMLFSLKLTAHAAGQITQEETSKRAFAQIEETSQNAVNEMRALIWQLKPVGLEKGLVHALKNYAKLIDIEIDITIHGLIDLENTIETHLYRVIQEAMNNTKKHAQTHRMMVTLNQTESHLIVNLIDEGIGFDVTTIHQDDRHGLSNMRQRIKVLKGTMDMNSEQGTQIHICIPLQQPRGDRRDSNRTRR
- a CDS encoding RluA family pseudouridine synthase, with translation MKFKVADTFNNQSIREICKTLHLPKKELHMLNMSKAITVNGAPANLHTTVFTGDEVSLPDEDVKSQYIPSFRYAQIAYEDDYFAIVYKPKGVKTHPNDLKESNTLMNHVIYTLNCPYVEPIHRLDQETVGLLIVAKHPIVKKILDRMLENNDIHRIYKAQVRSLLPIKPQTIDLPIGKDKFHPNKRRVSPTGQRAVTHILSSQMVKEGVCEVLLKLDTGRTHQIRVHLAEIGYPVIGDPLYSDSKLRQLQLESYQIDLIHPFTQQPISVTIDDLDS